One Mycobacterium kansasii ATCC 12478 genomic window carries:
- a CDS encoding ParA family protein encodes MGKTEIAKELAWLLAGILIDFDWDRGGASRAWGYRYETRTNAPLLDAMENSRTPRPLTGGPFRADLVPSHPDWGNNQPPQDHVTTQLEKWSAEWRRPLVIDTHPGGGDDANPSASGAIAAANVIVVPIVLETRPLEALEGMADELRAFPLLIIPNMVDAAPRKMVDWLQRISETYNVPVGPSIGKYGWLSRRSLRMAVAARTPVPAKNRQFVDEITDVARAVITYTQKAQG; translated from the coding sequence GTGGGTAAAACCGAAATCGCCAAAGAGCTGGCCTGGCTGCTCGCCGGCATCCTCATCGACTTCGACTGGGACCGCGGCGGCGCCTCCCGTGCTTGGGGATACCGCTACGAAACCCGCACCAATGCGCCGCTGCTTGATGCCATGGAAAACAGCCGAACACCCCGCCCGCTCACCGGAGGCCCTTTCCGCGCTGATCTGGTCCCATCCCACCCCGACTGGGGCAATAACCAGCCCCCGCAAGACCACGTCACGACCCAGCTTGAGAAATGGTCCGCCGAATGGCGCCGACCCCTCGTCATCGATACCCACCCTGGTGGGGGAGACGACGCCAACCCCAGCGCCTCCGGAGCCATCGCTGCCGCCAACGTCATCGTTGTACCGATCGTCCTGGAAACCCGGCCTCTGGAAGCCCTCGAAGGCATGGCCGACGAACTTCGCGCCTTCCCGCTGCTCATCATCCCCAACATGGTCGACGCAGCTCCGCGCAAGATGGTCGACTGGCTACAACGCATCAGCGAGACCTACAACGTCCCCGTAGGCCCATCAATCGGCAAATACGGCTGGCTCAGCCGCCGATCCCTACGTATGGCCGTCGCAGCGCGCACTCCCGTGCCCGCCAAGAACCGCCAATTCGTCGACGAGATCACCGACGTCGCCCGGGCGGTAATCACCTACACCCAGAAAGCCCAAGGCTGA
- a CDS encoding ParB/RepB/Spo0J family partition protein: MTDITSTDTAGNATDQPIGTLEHLDPALLDIGDNVRDDAALSKAFIANIAENGVLVPITAVRDAERPEVIRVRNGQRRTLAAREAGLSSVPVYVLPSTAADATQETIDRIVHQIVTNDQKLDITDAQRARGIQQMIDAGMSVTKVAKKLSVGKDAVKAAHTASRSATAMDALASGQLSLVEAAAITEFEDMPGAVERLMSAADSGWFEHTVAQLRQQRATDEARAQVAPAYADKGFTLLEQRPDSWDPACIPLHHLVTADGEEADDDAVTHPAHWAVLLVEDTAWCDVETGEVIDEESVDWETEDQPDATPAEGMRHANTVTEAQVFTPDYYCLDYRAAGLTPQSWFARQAGLVDTDTGEAVDLDDEAREAARQQAAIERAETEKRERRKVLALNKLGDAALGVRRDFVKKLLARKTPPKGAGLFVADCLARDSALLTNNNALDTTAELLGLDSGQAVAKLVAELPANGDARAQVITLGLILGALESRTPKDAWRNNSGWWGHHVGGAEYLRWLADNDYPLAPVEEVVTKAKSTDEVYEQYLADAVKE, translated from the coding sequence ATGACCGACATCACCAGCACCGACACTGCGGGCAATGCCACTGACCAGCCGATCGGCACCTTGGAACACCTTGATCCGGCGTTGCTCGACATTGGTGACAATGTTCGCGACGATGCCGCGCTGAGCAAGGCGTTCATCGCCAACATCGCCGAAAATGGCGTCCTGGTGCCGATTACGGCTGTCCGCGACGCGGAACGGCCCGAGGTCATCCGTGTCCGCAACGGACAGCGGCGCACTCTTGCTGCCCGCGAAGCGGGATTATCCAGCGTCCCCGTCTATGTGCTGCCGTCCACTGCTGCCGATGCCACCCAGGAAACCATCGACCGCATCGTGCACCAGATCGTCACCAACGATCAAAAGCTCGACATCACCGACGCGCAACGGGCGCGCGGTATCCAGCAGATGATCGATGCGGGGATGTCGGTGACCAAGGTGGCCAAGAAGCTGTCTGTGGGCAAGGACGCTGTGAAGGCCGCCCACACGGCCTCGCGGTCGGCGACGGCCATGGATGCGCTGGCTAGTGGCCAGCTGAGCCTGGTCGAAGCGGCGGCGATCACCGAGTTTGAGGACATGCCCGGTGCCGTTGAGCGGCTGATGAGTGCGGCTGACAGCGGCTGGTTCGAGCACACGGTCGCCCAACTGCGCCAGCAACGTGCCACTGACGAGGCCCGCGCCCAAGTGGCCCCGGCCTACGCCGACAAGGGGTTCACTCTCCTTGAGCAGCGCCCGGATTCGTGGGACCCGGCTTGCATCCCGCTGCATCACCTGGTGACCGCTGACGGGGAGGAAGCCGACGACGACGCGGTGACGCACCCCGCCCATTGGGCTGTGTTGCTCGTTGAGGACACCGCATGGTGCGACGTGGAAACCGGTGAAGTGATTGACGAAGAGAGCGTGGACTGGGAGACCGAGGATCAGCCGGACGCCACACCCGCAGAGGGGATGCGCCACGCCAACACGGTCACCGAGGCGCAGGTGTTCACTCCCGATTACTACTGCCTCGACTACCGCGCCGCCGGTCTGACGCCGCAGAGCTGGTTCGCGCGGCAAGCCGGGCTGGTGGACACCGACACCGGCGAAGCAGTCGACCTGGACGACGAGGCCCGCGAAGCCGCACGCCAGCAGGCGGCGATCGAGCGGGCCGAGACCGAAAAGCGTGAGCGCCGTAAAGTGTTGGCGCTCAACAAGCTCGGTGATGCGGCCCTTGGCGTGCGGCGTGATTTCGTCAAGAAGCTGTTGGCGCGAAAGACACCTCCCAAGGGCGCCGGTCTCTTCGTGGCGGACTGCTTGGCCCGTGACAGTGCGTTGCTCACGAACAACAACGCGCTGGACACCACCGCCGAACTGCTCGGACTCGACAGCGGCCAGGCCGTGGCCAAGCTCGTGGCCGAGCTACCCGCCAACGGCGACGCACGCGCGCAGGTGATCACGCTGGGCCTGATTCTCGGTGCGCTCGAATCGCGCACCCCCAAGGATGCTTGGCGCAACAACAGCGGCTGGTGGGGCCATCACGTCGGCGGCGCTGAGTACCTGCGCTGGCTCGCCGACAACGACTATCCGCTGGCTCCCGTCGAGGAAGTCGTGACCAAGGCCAAAAGCACCGACGAGGTGTATGAGCAGTACTTGGCTGATGCGGTAAAGGAGTAG
- a CDS encoding DUF4226 domain-containing protein, with product MGLFDVFDDLLDDLTGIFDGDDDGGDGGDDGPPEQWGPGPLPNAGPPWGPAPQVPNGPSGLQQGVDQAGTTYQQASGAVNQTDDKLSDLLKQIFAANDAARSKISGIVGNIETARRALAANPQMANDPHAMALFNQFLDGQLAEIQQVLDSSKVDSKKQAELLAALGDEYRGTAGGDHPKKKGAGGANGGGGDGGNGDTGGNTTDGGGGGGDGGSGGGDGGGAGGGGTPTGSGGLTDPLAGLGGAGMGDPLSMLGPAMAGLGSIPGALGGAAGSLPMDALGGLGGLSGLAGQGGGDGFKDTGAHDHGKSDDFEDGPHGKGDSDGGKNNDGAAGKDDTGSKNGQTQPAGTTQPAPSTQPAPPAAVPASAGGDPSQVVQMPDGSPVTATTAQHAAAVRGVLNGQTVTDAWKQAHVELPPPGTPVTAPADPSHLVPGEIAQFKSRDPVMYMGNGKIWLDGQLQPQSALPTGDFSGWIDPPGLAGTPAAPPAPGSPAPAGQPTTTNTSGT from the coding sequence ATGGGCTTATTTGACGTCTTCGATGACCTGTTGGATGACCTGACGGGCATATTCGACGGGGATGATGATGGCGGGGACGGCGGCGATGATGGGCCACCCGAGCAGTGGGGGCCGGGTCCGCTGCCCAACGCAGGCCCGCCGTGGGGGCCGGCGCCGCAAGTTCCCAACGGCCCCAGTGGTTTACAGCAGGGCGTCGATCAGGCCGGAACCACCTATCAGCAGGCGAGCGGGGCGGTGAATCAGACGGATGACAAGCTATCTGACCTGCTGAAACAGATCTTCGCCGCCAATGATGCGGCCCGGTCGAAAATTAGTGGGATCGTGGGCAACATTGAGACAGCGCGCCGCGCGCTGGCGGCGAACCCACAGATGGCCAATGATCCGCACGCGATGGCGTTGTTCAACCAATTCTTGGATGGTCAGCTGGCCGAGATTCAACAGGTTCTGGACAGCTCGAAGGTCGATAGCAAAAAACAGGCTGAGTTGCTGGCCGCCCTGGGTGATGAGTACCGCGGTACCGCGGGTGGGGATCATCCGAAGAAAAAGGGCGCAGGTGGGGCGAACGGCGGCGGCGGTGATGGCGGCAACGGTGACACGGGCGGTAACACCACTGACGGCGGCGGTGGCGGTGGTGATGGCGGCAGCGGTGGTGGTGATGGCGGGGGCGCCGGTGGGGGCGGAACCCCTACGGGCAGTGGGGGATTGACCGACCCGTTGGCGGGCTTGGGGGGAGCGGGCATGGGTGATCCGCTGTCGATGTTGGGTCCTGCGATGGCGGGTCTGGGTTCGATTCCGGGCGCCTTGGGTGGGGCGGCAGGCTCACTGCCGATGGACGCCCTGGGCGGCCTGGGCGGCCTGAGTGGGCTTGCCGGTCAGGGCGGTGGAGACGGGTTTAAAGACACCGGCGCTCACGATCACGGCAAGTCCGACGATTTCGAAGACGGCCCGCACGGCAAGGGTGACAGTGATGGCGGGAAAAACAATGACGGGGCGGCTGGTAAGGACGACACCGGCAGCAAGAACGGGCAGACTCAGCCCGCGGGGACGACGCAGCCTGCGCCGAGCACCCAGCCTGCCCCGCCGGCCGCGGTCCCGGCCAGTGCGGGTGGTGACCCAAGCCAGGTGGTGCAGATGCCGGACGGTTCTCCGGTGACGGCAACAACGGCCCAACACGCCGCGGCGGTGCGTGGGGTCCTCAACGGGCAGACCGTCACTGATGCCTGGAAGCAGGCTCATGTGGAGCTGCCGCCTCCAGGTACACCGGTGACCGCTCCGGCCGACCCGAGTCATTTGGTGCCCGGTGAAATCGCGCAATTTAAGAGTCGTGACCCGGTGATGTACATGGGTAATGGCAAAATCTGGCTGGATGGGCAGCTACAACCACAAAGTGCCCTGCCGACAGGTGATTTTTCGGGCTGGATCGACCCACCTGGGCTGGCGGGTACTCCCGCTGCGCCGCCTGCGCCGGGCAGCCCTGCTCCGGCGGGCCAGCCGACGACAACGAATACCAGCGGTACCTAA
- a CDS encoding DUF2637 domain-containing protein has protein sequence MPASRRREEAHDDAERTLRLVIRSRTASVWLTVFIATISFVLSFNSLRSLAAMTAWPGWPSWLSPLLVDGVIILATLVIVSLAPYRAQFWNRVFLWTVLGVGALVSVGGNGLHAWLSTGHLVSWMRWGSAGLACVPPVALLATTHILGILWRFDPVPPPDARSQVRDRALELAAQRMDRWEAAAAKLHEEGYCPSVPTDKMVQVLRYLYESRPALSLRAIGAKPEVGLHHDTVGKIRDAAGAALGMATGEV, from the coding sequence ATGCCTGCCTCCCGGAGGCGCGAAGAGGCGCACGACGACGCCGAGCGGACCTTGCGCCTCGTGATCCGAAGCCGCACCGCATCCGTGTGGCTCACGGTGTTTATCGCGACCATCAGCTTCGTCTTGTCGTTCAATTCGCTGCGAAGTCTTGCCGCGATGACGGCGTGGCCGGGCTGGCCGTCGTGGTTGTCGCCGCTGCTTGTTGACGGTGTGATCATTCTCGCGACCCTGGTAATCGTGTCGTTGGCGCCGTATCGCGCGCAGTTCTGGAACCGGGTTTTTCTGTGGACAGTGTTAGGTGTTGGGGCGTTGGTGAGTGTCGGCGGTAATGGCTTGCACGCGTGGCTATCTACCGGGCATCTGGTGTCGTGGATGCGGTGGGGGTCAGCAGGGTTGGCGTGCGTCCCGCCGGTGGCGCTATTGGCGACCACGCACATTCTGGGGATCTTGTGGCGGTTTGATCCGGTGCCACCGCCGGATGCGCGCTCGCAGGTGCGTGACCGGGCGCTGGAGCTGGCCGCGCAGCGAATGGACCGGTGGGAGGCAGCGGCGGCCAAGCTGCACGAAGAGGGGTACTGCCCGAGTGTGCCTACCGACAAGATGGTGCAGGTGCTGCGGTACTTGTATGAGTCTCGGCCAGCGCTCTCTCTGCGCGCGATCGGGGCGAAGCCGGAGGTCGGGCTGCACCACGACACGGTGGGAAAGATTCGCGACGCTGCCGGTGCGGCGCTGGGCATGGCGACCGGCGAGGTGTAA
- a CDS encoding type VII secretion target — translation MAGNSATLDFDEWHQHAQWWDQEGPRVRERLSVDPGTAQSVGQRFGDIGWEVRQALNETLQARAEAGQALGQYCEGVAGHIRSSLASYQQTEADNQQTLQT, via the coding sequence GTGGCCGGCAATAGTGCGACGCTGGATTTCGACGAGTGGCATCAGCACGCGCAATGGTGGGATCAAGAGGGTCCGCGGGTGCGTGAGCGCCTCAGCGTCGACCCTGGCACAGCGCAAAGCGTGGGACAACGCTTCGGCGACATCGGATGGGAAGTGCGTCAGGCGTTGAACGAGACGCTGCAGGCACGTGCTGAGGCCGGTCAGGCGCTGGGACAATACTGCGAGGGTGTGGCTGGCCATATTCGGTCCAGCCTGGCCTCCTACCAGCAGACCGAAGCCGACAACCAGCAAACCCTGCAAACCTAA
- a CDS encoding type II toxin-antitoxin system Phd/YefM family antitoxin — protein sequence MAISASEARQRLFPLLEQVNTDHEPVRITSKAGDAVLMSAADYDSWQETVYLLRSPENARRLMEAVARDNATRPTPGSYTKSIDELEEMAGGQE from the coding sequence ATGGCTATCAGTGCAAGTGAGGCCCGGCAGCGCCTCTTTCCGCTGCTTGAACAAGTCAACACCGACCACGAGCCTGTGCGAATTACGTCCAAGGCCGGAGATGCAGTGCTCATGTCGGCCGCTGACTACGATTCGTGGCAAGAAACGGTCTACCTCCTGCGTTCCCCCGAGAATGCCCGCCGACTCATGGAGGCCGTCGCCCGAGACAACGCCACCCGGCCCACCCCCGGCAGCTACACCAAGTCGATCGACGAACTCGAGGAGATGGCCGGCGGCCAGGAGTGA
- a CDS encoding PPE domain-containing protein, producing the protein MADSVRVDTDVVRSAGRQADAAGGTATPGSGQVQPSAADMVSVGASTRFTAQVSLARKYTTMANTMARQFGVKLDASAGAYDEQEVQSAGTLGSAGSGGAVRAVSATRSLPAAPVVPADLVSGGAGGGLPAGEVPTSPRDIARLIETGRAGTGKQTWQAMETSLRGEAKQLREAADQLGTAISTAGDGWQAKSADAATTKMRALQTWYEGHAHYVDGLAEQAKAHIQNFSKVVTDVPPYRHVLDAERELKAALQSNARAGGAHRVAVVNAQVKVSKLYSASTAGFTTYTFSEAAPRQPDVPKPPPGPSPDVAPVTPPTGAGDGPVGPRQPQHSPKSAPVDPVQGGPGLGENLTPGPTWPPGAPDPAAPADPLTDALPATASSLPSEVIPGIMGGVVGGLGGVLGGLTGAGQKALQGLEQAAGPAMSGLGQHPGGGEPQHGGDQSPQSPEPPSAGDLSPPDDLGAGGGGGDTEPAGGESPMAAPPEVAAPAAAAPASAPSAPAAAEAPAPAMGAMGPMMPPMRGGGEGSGPDNKQLYQERKLKVVAPPNSEPVKNRREGRARPDDRKKQ; encoded by the coding sequence GTGGCGGATTCAGTACGGGTTGACACCGACGTTGTCCGCTCGGCGGGCCGTCAGGCCGACGCGGCGGGCGGGACCGCAACGCCCGGTTCGGGTCAGGTGCAGCCAAGCGCCGCGGACATGGTGTCGGTGGGCGCGAGCACCCGTTTCACCGCACAGGTGAGCTTGGCTCGCAAATACACCACGATGGCCAACACGATGGCGCGCCAGTTCGGGGTGAAACTCGATGCCAGCGCCGGCGCTTACGACGAGCAGGAAGTGCAGTCCGCAGGGACGTTGGGCAGCGCGGGATCGGGTGGGGCTGTGCGGGCGGTGTCGGCTACGCGGTCCCTACCGGCCGCGCCTGTGGTGCCCGCGGATCTCGTGTCAGGCGGGGCAGGTGGCGGTCTGCCCGCCGGTGAAGTCCCCACCAGCCCGCGTGACATCGCCAGGTTGATTGAGACCGGCCGGGCCGGCACGGGCAAGCAGACCTGGCAGGCCATGGAAACCAGCCTGCGCGGCGAAGCCAAACAACTGCGTGAGGCTGCCGATCAACTGGGCACCGCGATCAGCACGGCCGGTGATGGATGGCAAGCAAAATCCGCCGATGCAGCCACGACCAAGATGCGGGCACTTCAGACCTGGTATGAAGGCCATGCCCACTATGTCGACGGCCTGGCTGAGCAGGCCAAAGCCCACATTCAGAACTTCTCCAAAGTCGTCACTGATGTCCCGCCGTATCGCCACGTGCTGGACGCCGAGCGGGAGCTCAAAGCCGCGTTGCAGTCCAATGCCCGCGCCGGCGGCGCCCACCGGGTGGCCGTGGTCAATGCGCAAGTGAAGGTCAGCAAGCTCTACTCGGCCTCGACGGCCGGGTTCACCACGTACACGTTCTCCGAAGCGGCGCCACGACAGCCCGACGTACCCAAGCCGCCGCCGGGCCCAAGCCCAGATGTTGCGCCGGTTACCCCGCCGACCGGAGCCGGTGACGGCCCGGTGGGACCACGACAACCACAGCATTCACCCAAGAGCGCACCGGTGGACCCGGTGCAGGGAGGTCCTGGTCTAGGAGAGAACCTGACACCGGGGCCGACATGGCCGCCCGGCGCCCCCGACCCGGCGGCCCCCGCGGACCCACTGACCGATGCCCTACCGGCGACGGCAAGCTCACTGCCTTCGGAAGTCATCCCGGGAATCATGGGCGGCGTCGTCGGCGGCCTAGGTGGGGTTCTGGGCGGCCTGACCGGCGCGGGCCAAAAGGCACTACAGGGCTTAGAACAGGCGGCCGGGCCGGCGATGAGCGGTTTGGGCCAGCATCCCGGCGGCGGTGAACCGCAGCACGGCGGCGACCAATCCCCCCAGTCACCGGAGCCTCCCTCGGCCGGCGATCTGTCACCACCCGATGATCTGGGCGCCGGCGGGGGTGGGGGTGACACCGAGCCCGCGGGCGGGGAGAGCCCTATGGCCGCACCCCCCGAAGTCGCTGCACCGGCGGCGGCCGCGCCGGCGTCGGCACCCTCGGCGCCGGCGGCAGCCGAAGCACCGGCCCCGGCGATGGGCGCCATGGGCCCGATGATGCCACCCATGCGCGGCGGCGGTGAGGGATCGGGCCCGGACAACAAGCAGCTCTACCAGGAGCGCAAGCTGAAAGTGGTGGCGCCGCCCAACAGCGAGCCGGTCAAAAACCGTCGAGAAGGCCGCGCCAGACCCGATGATCGGAAGAAGCAGTGA
- a CDS encoding tyrosine-type recombinase/integrase, which produces MTTSFIAERAVSDAGGAARYVIASDSYLLHREGSAYLASLRAQGRSANTERTYAGRVALFLSYCSSTGIDWRAIEFIELGQFLHWLAATPPRGSARLRSAHTANHIMTTVCEFLRFGAAQGWVSVELVERLATPRHIRYLPGYDQGENAQFSVVQVKTLRLPATLPETRSLMLEQVEQLIEATTNARDRLLVALLAVSGMRIGEALGLRREDLHLLTSSTGLGCSIGGPHVHVRRRMNENGAIAKARCPRSIPIPAELVGLYADYQHERDDVAAAADSDMVFVNIYRPPLGAGMRYGNAYALFGRLSSRVGFTAHPHMLRHTAATEWMQNGAARDTVQRLLGHVSAMSMERYLHPTDATKRRAVELVAAKWAIR; this is translated from the coding sequence ATGACTACTTCATTTATCGCTGAACGGGCTGTGTCCGATGCCGGCGGTGCGGCTCGCTATGTGATTGCCTCAGATTCGTACTTGCTGCACCGTGAGGGGTCGGCGTATCTTGCATCGCTGCGAGCTCAGGGCCGTTCCGCTAACACTGAGCGAACCTATGCCGGCCGGGTAGCGTTGTTTCTCTCCTACTGCTCGTCGACCGGAATTGATTGGCGAGCAATCGAATTCATCGAACTCGGGCAGTTCCTGCATTGGTTGGCCGCGACACCGCCTCGGGGTAGTGCACGGTTGCGCTCGGCGCATACGGCCAACCACATCATGACCACGGTGTGTGAGTTCCTGCGGTTCGGGGCAGCCCAGGGATGGGTGTCGGTCGAACTCGTCGAACGACTGGCCACGCCGCGGCATATCCGGTACTTGCCTGGCTACGACCAGGGCGAAAACGCGCAGTTTTCCGTAGTGCAGGTCAAGACATTGCGGTTGCCGGCCACGCTTCCAGAGACCCGCAGCCTGATGCTCGAGCAGGTCGAGCAGCTGATCGAGGCCACGACCAATGCACGTGACCGATTGCTGGTGGCGCTATTAGCGGTGAGCGGTATGCGCATCGGTGAGGCGTTGGGACTGCGCCGCGAGGACTTGCACTTGTTGACGTCCTCGACGGGTCTGGGCTGTTCGATCGGCGGGCCGCACGTTCATGTTCGGCGACGGATGAATGAGAACGGTGCGATCGCCAAAGCGCGTTGTCCGCGCTCAATTCCGATACCGGCCGAGCTGGTCGGGTTGTATGCCGACTACCAGCATGAGCGCGACGACGTCGCGGCTGCAGCGGATTCCGACATGGTGTTTGTCAACATCTACCGGCCGCCGCTAGGTGCCGGGATGCGCTACGGCAACGCCTACGCCCTGTTCGGGCGGCTCTCAAGCCGTGTGGGATTCACCGCGCACCCGCACATGCTGCGCCACACCGCCGCCACGGAGTGGATGCAAAACGGTGCAGCGCGAGACACCGTGCAGCGCCTGCTGGGGCACGTCTCGGCGATGTCGATGGAGCGCTACCTGCACCCAACCGACGCCACCAAACGGCGGGCGGTCGAGCTGGTTGCAGCGAAGTGGGCGATCCGATGA
- a CDS encoding tyrosine-type recombinase/integrase — protein sequence MAGETRPRTPSPSRGRTDAQRPSWFRAFLTDRATRKPSPHTLQAYRQDFDAIASAITGADPGQDLSRLDPLDLTKDALRQAFAAYAGSHEAASIRRCWSTWNTLCTYLYTTELLPGNPMQVIGQPKPAKALPRSLPAEAAEALITAIEAPAANKRATDWPERDRAIILTALLAGLRAAELRGANIGDLRLSDGGGVLRVRGKGGKHRSVPIEQALVDVLNSYLTTRAARFPATTRGRSGQNPRPQWPASAALFVGRDGARITRGALQYRVLRAFNLAGPDAQRTPGAMVHALRHTYATELAGANISVYTLMKLLGHESMATSQRYVTAAGSETRSAAAQNPLYELLAPTVEGDGDRPAASPADSTQ from the coding sequence GTGGCGGGTGAAACACGTCCACGGACCCCGAGCCCGAGCCGTGGACGCACTGATGCCCAACGACCTAGCTGGTTCCGCGCATTCCTCACCGACCGCGCTACCCGCAAGCCATCGCCGCACACCCTGCAGGCCTACCGACAAGACTTCGACGCGATCGCCAGCGCCATCACCGGCGCCGACCCAGGACAAGACCTGTCAAGGCTCGACCCGCTTGACCTCACCAAAGATGCGCTGCGCCAAGCCTTTGCGGCCTACGCTGGCTCCCACGAAGCAGCCTCGATCCGCCGCTGCTGGTCGACATGGAACACCTTGTGCACCTACCTCTACACCACCGAACTGCTCCCCGGAAATCCTATGCAGGTGATCGGCCAACCCAAACCGGCCAAGGCCCTTCCCCGATCACTTCCCGCCGAGGCCGCTGAAGCACTCATCACCGCGATAGAGGCGCCGGCGGCCAACAAACGCGCGACCGACTGGCCCGAGCGCGACCGCGCCATCATCTTGACGGCCCTGCTGGCCGGGCTGCGCGCGGCCGAGCTCCGGGGCGCCAACATCGGCGACCTACGTCTCAGCGACGGCGGTGGGGTCCTTCGGGTACGCGGAAAAGGCGGCAAGCACCGTTCAGTTCCTATCGAACAAGCCCTCGTCGACGTCCTCAACAGCTACCTCACCACCCGGGCGGCCCGCTTCCCCGCCACCACCCGCGGGCGATCGGGCCAAAATCCGCGGCCACAGTGGCCAGCCAGCGCGGCTCTGTTCGTCGGCCGCGATGGCGCCCGAATCACCCGCGGCGCTTTGCAATACCGTGTGCTGCGCGCATTCAACCTGGCCGGGCCCGACGCCCAGCGCACCCCCGGCGCGATGGTTCACGCGCTCCGGCACACCTACGCCACCGAGCTCGCCGGCGCCAACATCAGCGTCTACACCCTCATGAAGCTGCTAGGCCATGAATCCATGGCCACCTCGCAACGCTACGTCACCGCCGCTGGCTCTGAAACCCGCTCGGCCGCCGCGCAAAACCCACTCTATGAACTACTCGCTCCCACAGTCGAGGGCGACGGCGATCGCCCAGCGGCCTCGCCCGCAGATTCGACGCAATAA
- a CDS encoding Txe/YoeB family addiction module toxin — protein sequence MRSINFDPAAWEDFLFWLASDRKTARRITRLIAEIQRNPFAGIGKPEPLKGELSGYWSRRIDDEHRIVYRADDHEIKILKARYHY from the coding sequence GTGAGAAGCATCAACTTCGATCCCGCCGCGTGGGAGGACTTTCTATTTTGGCTGGCTTCCGACCGCAAAACAGCACGGCGCATCACCAGACTCATCGCAGAAATCCAGCGCAACCCGTTTGCTGGGATTGGAAAACCAGAACCGCTCAAGGGTGAACTATCCGGGTACTGGTCGCGGCGCATCGACGACGAACACCGGATCGTCTACCGCGCAGATGATCACGAAATCAAGATCCTCAAAGCCCGATACCACTACTGA